One region of Zootoca vivipara chromosome 7, rZooViv1.1, whole genome shotgun sequence genomic DNA includes:
- the RAP1A gene encoding ras-related protein Rap-1A, with protein sequence MREYKLVVLGSGGVGKSALTVQFVQGIFVEKYDPTIEDSYRKQVEVDCQQCMLEILDTAGTEQFTAMRDLYMKNGQGFALVYSITAQSTFNDLQDLREQILRVKDTEDVPMILVGNKCDLEDERVVGKEQGQNLARQWCNCAFLESSAKSKINVNEIFYDLVRQINRKTPVEKKKPKKKSCLLL encoded by the exons ATGCGTGAGTACAAGCTAGTGGTCCTTGGCTCAGGTGGCGTTGGGAAGTCTGCTTTG acTGTACAGTTTGTTCAGGGAATTTTTGTTGAAAAATATGACCCCACAATAGAAGACTCCTACAGAAAG CAAGTGGAAGTAGACTGTCAACAATGTATGCTTGAAATCCTCGATACAGCAGGGACA GAGCAATTTACAGCAATGAGGGATCTCTATATGAAGAATGGTCAGGGGTTTGCACTAGTATATTCTATTACAGCACAGTCCACGTTCAATGACTTGCAGGACCTGAGGGAGCAGATCTTACGGGTCAAGGACACAGAAGAC GTTCCCATGATTCTGGTTGGCAATAAATGTGACCTGGAAGATGAACGTGTAGTTGGCAAAGAACAGGGACAGAACTTAGCAAGACAGTGGTGTAACTGTGCCTTTCTAGAGTCATCTGCAAAGTCAAAAATCAATGTTAACGAG atCTTTTATGATCTCGTCAGACAGATAAATAGAAAAACACCAGTGGAAAAGAAGAAGCCTAAAAAGAAATCATGTCTGCTGCTCTAG